In one Angustibacter luteus genomic region, the following are encoded:
- a CDS encoding patatin-like protein — MAASDTAGSSKTVTELRLALVCYGGVSLAIYMHGVAKELHKLVVASRRFDELGPQGDNPFDERVDSEHAYFEALRDLAGEGRVLSVNVDIIAGTSAGGINGVCLAKVLARNGSQDALKRLWIDEGDLKKLLKAPPLLGWRTRAALAVGGLLPRLRKPVSPLRGDRMSRLLYDAIADMEKPVDADRRTLLQPTTPLDLFVTTTDLAGFRTLVPTGAGGASQRETDHSQVVQLRTDGQDDTFGADSVGTLAFAARATSSFPGAFPPVSLNSFKTELAGRALDGEQVALKFRRRYGDPGQSLDAWFVDGGVLDNAPFDLVVEAISQKRAETEVVRRLVYIQPDPGRAIDTTVPGPLAAEPAPGYLSGLLKSVGSVRGSHSILRELETLRDLNTRIAELAAIAEQQSAQVDAAIEAAWASAPSGSSAQAGQAWDINDQQDVQTLAASLYAAAPAFVGAGFATYCRLKVEVAGVRLADEVVERFVYPPGSSRASFVRAAISAWARGHVEWREVDQSRLLELLGPVDVPYRERRLMFILSGINALYATTDTATGPPRADLDALKTRAWQLLEELRAAPREAVHAVPDSAVTFLGADLTDDHVFGNPEGFAADHDAEFTTLFSTYRASLQEQLEDSTAPIWQGFVQHTAAWASDDRRGLLSRYLGFPLWDALIFPTVALAQLPQFSPITVSQFSPLAAMALPTPDGGKLKGVSLHHFGGFADASWRENDYLWGRLDSAELLLRTLRSSAPGQSPPTPRDAADAAGLAGPRLRSALTAILAAESDLVRDRALLPTLQAAVGTLPST, encoded by the coding sequence GTGGCCGCGTCCGACACCGCCGGCAGTTCCAAGACCGTCACCGAGCTGCGCCTGGCGCTGGTCTGCTACGGCGGCGTCTCGTTGGCCATCTACATGCACGGGGTGGCCAAGGAGCTGCACAAGCTCGTGGTGGCTTCGCGTCGCTTCGACGAGCTCGGTCCGCAGGGCGACAACCCGTTCGACGAGCGCGTCGACTCCGAGCACGCCTACTTCGAGGCGCTGCGCGACCTGGCCGGCGAGGGACGCGTGCTGTCGGTCAACGTCGACATCATCGCCGGCACCTCCGCCGGAGGGATCAACGGTGTCTGCCTGGCAAAGGTGTTGGCGCGCAACGGGTCCCAGGACGCGCTGAAGCGGCTCTGGATCGACGAGGGCGACCTGAAGAAGCTGCTCAAGGCGCCGCCGCTGCTCGGCTGGCGCACCCGCGCGGCCCTCGCCGTCGGCGGCCTGCTGCCGCGGCTGCGCAAGCCGGTGTCCCCGCTGCGCGGCGACCGGATGTCGCGACTGCTGTACGACGCGATCGCGGACATGGAGAAGCCGGTGGACGCCGACCGTCGCACCCTGCTGCAGCCGACGACTCCGCTGGACCTGTTCGTCACGACCACCGACCTGGCGGGGTTCCGCACGCTGGTGCCCACCGGCGCCGGCGGCGCGAGCCAGCGCGAGACGGACCACTCCCAGGTCGTCCAGCTGCGCACCGACGGCCAGGACGACACGTTCGGGGCGGACAGCGTCGGCACCCTCGCCTTCGCGGCCCGGGCGACGTCGTCCTTCCCCGGCGCCTTCCCGCCGGTGAGCCTGAACAGCTTCAAGACCGAGCTGGCCGGTCGGGCGCTGGACGGCGAGCAGGTGGCACTGAAGTTCCGCCGCCGGTACGGCGACCCCGGGCAGTCGCTGGACGCCTGGTTCGTCGACGGGGGAGTGCTCGACAACGCGCCGTTCGACCTCGTCGTCGAGGCGATCAGCCAGAAGCGTGCGGAGACCGAGGTGGTGCGCCGGCTGGTCTACATCCAGCCCGACCCCGGTCGCGCGATCGACACCACCGTGCCCGGCCCGCTGGCGGCCGAGCCGGCGCCCGGCTACCTGTCGGGTCTGCTGAAGAGCGTCGGCTCCGTCCGCGGCAGCCACTCGATCCTGCGCGAGCTCGAGACCCTGCGGGACCTGAACACCCGCATCGCCGAGCTGGCCGCCATCGCCGAGCAGCAGTCGGCGCAGGTGGACGCGGCGATCGAGGCGGCCTGGGCGTCGGCCCCCTCGGGCTCGTCGGCCCAGGCGGGCCAGGCGTGGGACATCAACGACCAGCAGGACGTGCAGACCCTGGCCGCGAGCCTGTACGCCGCGGCACCGGCCTTCGTCGGGGCCGGCTTCGCCACCTACTGCCGGCTGAAGGTCGAGGTGGCCGGCGTGCGGCTCGCCGACGAGGTGGTCGAGCGGTTCGTCTACCCGCCGGGGTCGAGCCGGGCCAGCTTCGTCCGCGCCGCCATCTCGGCGTGGGCCCGCGGGCACGTCGAGTGGCGCGAGGTCGACCAGAGCCGGTTGCTCGAGCTGCTCGGCCCGGTCGACGTCCCCTACCGAGAGCGCCGGCTGATGTTCATCCTGTCCGGCATCAACGCCCTCTACGCCACGACCGACACGGCGACCGGTCCGCCGCGCGCCGACCTGGACGCACTGAAGACGAGGGCCTGGCAGCTGCTGGAGGAGTTGCGGGCGGCGCCGCGGGAGGCGGTGCACGCGGTGCCGGACTCGGCAGTGACCTTCCTCGGCGCCGACCTGACCGACGACCACGTGTTCGGCAACCCCGAGGGCTTCGCCGCCGACCACGACGCGGAGTTCACCACTCTGTTCTCCACCTACCGGGCCAGCCTGCAGGAGCAGCTGGAGGACAGCACGGCGCCCATCTGGCAAGGCTTCGTGCAGCACACCGCCGCCTGGGCGTCCGACGATCGGCGAGGCCTGCTCTCGCGGTACCTGGGCTTCCCGCTGTGGGACGCGCTGATCTTCCCGACCGTGGCGCTGGCGCAGCTGCCGCAGTTCAGCCCGATCACGGTGAGCCAGTTCAGCCCGCTGGCCGCCATGGCGTTGCCGACTCCGGACGGTGGCAAGCTCAAGGGGGTCTCGCTGCACCACTTCGGCGGGTTCGCGGACGCTTCCTGGCGGGAGAACGACTACCTGTGGGGGCGCCTGGACTCTG
- the lepA gene encoding translation elongation factor 4, which yields MARSALPPAATPPDLIRNFCIIAHIDHGKSTLADRMLQITGVVDPRAMRAQYLDRMDIERERGITIKSQAVRMPWELDGTTFALNMIDTPGHVDFTYEVSRSLAACEGAVLLVDAAQGIEAQTLANLYLAMENDLTIIPVLNKIDLPAAQPEKYAAELAHLVGGEPEDVLLVSGKTGVGVEPLLDTITRRLPAPTGDPDGPARAMIFDSVYDTYRGVVTYVRVIDGHLSPRERIVMMSTKAHHELLEIGVSSPEPEPTKGLGVGEVGYLITGVKDVRQSKVGDTVTNAGKPAKTALAGYSDPKPMVFSGLYPIDGSDYPILRDALDRLKLNDAALVYEPETSAALGFGFRVGFLGLLHLEIIRERLEREFDLDLISTLPSAVYDVTMDDGTQINVTNPSEYPVGKIREVREPVVRATILSPSDYVGTIMELCQARRGTLRGMDYLSEDRVEMRYTLPLAEIVFDFFDMLKSRTRGYASLDYEPDGDQVSDLVKVDILLQGEQVDAFSTIVHQDKAYAYGVMMAGKLRELIPRQQFEVPIQAAIGSRIIARETIRAIRKDVLAKCYGGDITRKRKLLEKQKEGKKRMKMVGRVEVPQEAFIAALSNEAVPDKAKK from the coding sequence ATGGCCCGCTCCGCGCTGCCGCCCGCCGCGACGCCGCCGGACCTGATCCGAAACTTCTGCATCATCGCGCACATCGACCACGGCAAGTCGACGCTGGCCGACCGGATGCTGCAGATCACCGGCGTCGTCGACCCGAGGGCGATGCGCGCCCAGTACCTGGACCGGATGGACATCGAGCGTGAGCGCGGCATCACCATCAAGAGCCAGGCGGTGCGGATGCCGTGGGAGCTCGACGGCACGACGTTCGCGCTGAACATGATCGACACGCCGGGGCACGTCGACTTCACCTACGAGGTGTCGCGCTCGCTGGCCGCCTGCGAGGGCGCCGTGCTCCTGGTGGACGCCGCGCAGGGCATCGAGGCGCAGACGCTGGCCAACCTGTACCTGGCGATGGAGAACGACCTCACGATCATCCCGGTGCTGAACAAGATCGACCTGCCGGCGGCGCAGCCCGAGAAGTACGCCGCCGAGCTCGCCCACCTGGTGGGCGGCGAGCCCGAGGACGTGCTGCTCGTCTCCGGCAAGACCGGCGTGGGCGTCGAGCCGCTGCTCGACACGATCACCCGCCGGCTGCCGGCCCCCACCGGGGACCCGGACGGACCGGCCCGGGCGATGATCTTCGACTCCGTGTACGACACCTACCGCGGCGTCGTCACGTACGTCCGCGTCATCGACGGCCACCTCAGCCCGCGCGAGCGCATCGTGATGATGTCGACGAAGGCGCACCACGAGCTGCTCGAGATCGGCGTCAGCTCGCCCGAGCCCGAGCCCACCAAGGGTCTGGGCGTCGGCGAAGTCGGCTACCTCATCACCGGGGTGAAGGACGTCCGCCAGTCCAAGGTCGGCGACACCGTCACCAACGCCGGAAAGCCGGCGAAGACCGCGCTCGCCGGGTACAGCGACCCGAAGCCGATGGTGTTCAGCGGCCTGTACCCGATCGACGGCTCGGACTACCCGATCCTGCGCGACGCCCTCGACCGGCTGAAGCTGAACGACGCCGCCCTCGTCTACGAGCCCGAGACGTCCGCGGCGCTCGGCTTCGGCTTCCGGGTGGGCTTCCTGGGCCTGCTCCACCTGGAGATCATCCGCGAGCGGCTCGAGCGCGAGTTCGACCTGGACCTCATCTCCACGCTGCCCAGCGCCGTCTACGACGTGACGATGGACGACGGCACCCAGATCAACGTGACCAACCCGTCCGAGTACCCGGTCGGCAAGATCCGTGAGGTGCGCGAGCCCGTCGTGCGGGCGACGATCCTGTCGCCGTCCGACTACGTGGGCACGATCATGGAGCTCTGCCAGGCCCGGCGCGGCACCCTGCGCGGCATGGACTACCTGTCCGAGGACCGCGTCGAGATGCGCTACACGTTGCCGCTCGCCGAGATCGTGTTCGACTTCTTCGACATGCTGAAGTCACGCACCCGCGGCTACGCCTCGCTGGACTACGAGCCGGACGGCGACCAGGTGTCCGACCTGGTGAAGGTCGACATCCTGCTGCAGGGCGAGCAGGTCGACGCGTTCAGCACGATCGTCCACCAGGACAAGGCCTACGCGTACGGCGTGATGATGGCCGGCAAGCTGCGCGAGCTCATCCCGCGCCAGCAGTTCGAGGTGCCGATCCAGGCCGCCATCGGCTCGCGCATCATCGCCCGCGAGACCATCCGCGCCATCCGCAAGGACGTCCTGGCCAAGTGCTACGGGGGTGACATCACCCGCAAGCGCAAGCTGCTGGAGAAGCAGAAGGAAGGCAAGAAGCGGATGAAGATGGTCGGCCGGGTGGAGGTGCCGCAGGAGGCCTTCATCGCCGCGCTGTCCAACGAGGCCGTCCCGGACAAGGCCAAGAAGTAG